The window CTCCACCGATAGCGGAAAGCGAGCTGCGCTTCTTCGTGGACTTCCTCGAACACGAGTCGATTCCCAAGCGCGCTCTTGCTGAGCGATCGCTGGAGTGCTCGCGCGCTTCGCTCGAAGGGTGCGAGCGGCTCCCAGGAGAACGGCGCGCGCGTGCCGCGCTGACACTTCACCACGGTCACGGGACCGGTATGGTGGGGTGAGTCGTACAACCGATCGACAGTCTCGTAGGGAAAGACCGCACCCTCGGGGTCCCGACGACCGGCCGTAAGGCCACCGTTTGAAGCCACGAACATCCACAGGTCCGTGTCGGTCGGCAGGTTCATCAAGAACGGTGGGAGCGCGTCGACGGTATGAATGCGGAAATAGTCTTCGTCGTCGCGCACGAAATGCTCCCCCGACGGTGCGAGCCGATCAGGAGCGGGCGCGGTCGGCCACACCGAGTCGAGGGACTTGCCGGGAACCGTGGTCATTCGGTGACGATCAAGCGCCTCGTACTCACGGTGCCCAGGGCGCGAAGTCGAGCCAGGTAGAGGCCGGGACGCGCACGCGCGCCGTCATCGCTCAGTCGATTCCACCCAACCTCATGCGCTCCGGCCCCCAGCACCCCACTGACGAGGCTGCGAACGCGTCGGCCAGAGATATCGTAGATGACGAGCTCAACGTGCCCGGAGACGGCCGTCGAATAGCGGATAGTCGCAGCCGACGCGAATGGGTTTGGCATCGCCGCCGTCAGGATCGCGAGCGGGCCAGACGGCGGGGCGAGTGGCGGCACCGCAACGATCTGGCACGTTCCGGAGGGGCATGCAGGCCGGAAGGTGAATGCGTCGAAAACCGTTTCTTGCGTCGCGGTTGGAGCCGCCAGTTGCCACATGTTCAGGTGAACTCGCGGCGCCTCGGGGCGCGGGATGTGCGCGCCTGTGTAGGTCCAGGACGCGATCATGTTCGCCGTGGATTCGGCGTCCGGTCCACCACGCCAGCTGCGGTACTCGACTCGCCCCGGCAGCCAGCGCATGGCGTGGCTGGTGAGCTCGCTGTCCGCGAAAGTCACATTGAAGCGCACTAGATTTCCGGCCCCGTTGAAGGGCTGCGCCACGAACTGCATGTTCGCGTTGCCCGGGTTGCCCCAGCGACTGAACTCGACGTCGATTTCGTTGTACGGGTTCCACCACAAGTAGTTCACGTCGTAGCAGGCACCGTATTCCCAGAGAAACAGTCCCAATACCGTGTTGACGTCGAACTGGTCGAGGCGCCCGCGCGTCGTGAACACGTAGTCGCCGTACCCCAGAGCGTCGTTCAGCACGACCTCGCTGCTGTGCCAGGACGCACCGATCTTGTGAATCGTCATGTGGAGCCGACCAACGGCATCGACCCACACTGCGTTGCTGCCATTGTCGAAGAGATTCGGGCCGGGTCCGTAGAAGCCCGGCCCCTTCACGCGCCAGACACGGCCGCTGAAATCCACCGTGCGACCGCCCGGGAAGTCGCTCCACTGCAAGCTCTCGAGCGTGGGCGGCCCCATGCTCACGCACGTTGGGGCGTCGAACAGCACCTGGGGCGTCGGATCCGTTGGCCCCTGAAGCACTCCGAGCACGAAGTGAATCGACGCCGTGCCAGTGGGCGCCGCCTGACTCTCCACGGAGTACACGCGCCACACATCGGTGGGCGTCGAGGCGGCGGCGGCGGCGTGGGACTCGTACGAGATCAGGTTTCCGCTCGTGCCGCGCCACTCGATGTTCAGAATCGCCTGCGATCCGCCGGTGAGCGGAGTGGTGGACGAGTGAAACACGTTCACGGAAGTCGACCAGCGTTTGCCAGGAGCGCAAGCCATCGCCTGCCAATAGCCCGAGACATTCCAAGTTCCGGAGTTCGGACCGGTGACCCGGGCCGCGCGGCCGCCATGCAACGCGCTCGTCGACGAACCGACCGGACCGAACTGATTCCACCCGGCAAACACGGAGCCCGCGGAGCCCAACACTTCGAAACTGGGGTTCGCCAGCATGCACTGCGCCGCGAGCGGAGGGGCGATCAAAAACAGGAGCCATGCGCACATCGCTCCCGTCAGCAGCCTCCTGTCCTTTTGCATTTGAAGCTCCCGCCGATGCTGCGACGCGCAAGTGATCCAGTGCCGAACCCGTTCCTGGGCGCACCGGGCGAAGGGCGGCTGCGCGCGAGGCATCCGCCCTCTATTTTGAGTCAGCGGCCGAGCACCAGTTTCCGTACCTGCCGTCCGTCCACCGTCTGGAGGACGCACTGGTAGACACCACTCGGAGCGCTCTGCCCATTATCGGATCGGCCGCGCCAGACCACTGAGTGGGAACCAGGTTCCGCCGGCCCATGGAATAAGGTCGCCACACGGCGTCCCGTGATATCGAACACGCTCAAGTCCGCGACGCTTGCGCGCGCAATCGAATACTCGATGCGAGTCGAGGTCAGGAACGGATTGGGAGCGGCCGTACGAAGCTCGAGACGCTCGCGGCCTGGAGCATCCGTCACGCCCGTCGGAACCAACGGGAGCCAGGACAGGTTGTCGTAGAAGACTCCCGACCCTGCATAGGCAGTCGCCGTGTTGGAGAAGCCGAACTGAGCGATCTGTCCCACCATACTGGGGAAGATACTGAGCTGGATTGGAAACGTCCCCCAGGACGTCGGAATCGTGGTCATGTCTGAGGTGACGAAGTGAGTGGTCGCGAATCCAGCGTTCGGATCGAGGGTCTTGACGAATGCGAACGCCGTGGATGGGCTGACGAGATTTCCGAGCTTCGCGTCGAACGTGAATACCCAGGTCTTGCCGACATCCGCGGCGCTGATCGTCTGTTCGCGGAATACATTCGCCTCGATCAATCGGTTGTTCGCGTGGTCGAGGTTGTTGTAGTCGTTGTAGACGCTCAGCTGCTGCGCCCCCTGAGGTACGCCACCTTGTCCGGCGTCGATCGCGCAAAAACCGCCGCCGGGATTCGGGGCCGGGAACGCGCCGTACCCGTAGATGAACACGTGCGCAGGCGTGTATACGTTCCCGTAGACCAACCAGCCATCGTTCTGAAGCGCAGCCGGGTCCGTTTGCACCAGACTCTCGAAGTCTTGAGAGTAGGAGGCGAGGCTCGCGTGGCTCGCCGCCGGTGCGAGCGACACAAGGGCGACTGCAAAGACTGCCATCGTTCGAAGCGACATCGCGGTGACCTCCAGGTGGAAGTGAATCTCGGCTCGACGAAGCTCCCTGCGCTCCGAGTTCCTTGACACTCACAGCATGATCCTAGACTATGTTCGACATGCGAACAAAGTACTTTCGTGGAGTGTTCACCGCGTCATGAGGGACCACGCGCCCTCTGTTCCGCCGCCACCCATGCTCGAGGTCGTGGGACTGGGGAAGACGTTTACCTCCAAACGGATATTCGCCGCGGCCACACAGGTCTGCGCGGCCCGGGACGTCTCGTTCCGCATCGATCGGGGCGAAGCGGTTGCGCTCGTCGGAGAGTCGGGGAGCGGAAAGAGCACCATCGCGCGCATTCTGCTTCGGCTCGAAACGGCCGATCGGGGCGAGATTCGAATCTTGGGAGAGGACGTGCTGGCGGCGGAGCCGCACCGCGCGACTCTCGCGTATCGCGGCCGCGTTCAGATGGTGTTCCAGGATCCGTTCGGCTCGCTCAACCCCGTTCACAGCGTCGGGCACCACCTCGAACGACCCCTGGTTCGCCACGGCTCGCTCAACCCTCTTCACAGCGTCGCGCACCACCTTGAACGGCCGCTGGTGCGGCATGGCGAGCGGCTCCGAGGTTCCTCGCTCCACTCGAAGGTCCTCGAGCTATTGAAGACGGTCGGCCTCGACCCCCCGGAAGAATTCGTCAACCGATATCCGCACGAATTGTCTGGCGGACAGCGCCAGCGCGTCGCAATCGCAAGAGCGCTCGCAGTCGAGCCCGACATCTTGGTCGCCGACGAGCCGACTTCCATGCTCGATGTGTCGATACGGATGGGCATCCTCAATCTTCTCGCTCGGCTCAAACAAGCGCGTGGCCTCGCGATTCTGCTTATCACGCATGATCTCGCGTCCGCGCGGTACCTGGCCGACCGTATCCTGGTCCTCTATCGCGGCCGACTCGTCGAGAATGGCCCCAGCGAGCAGCTCGTGGACTCGCCCGCGCACCCGTACACGCGCGCACTCCTGGCGTCGATCGCGGAGACCTCCCCGAAGTTGGTCGCCACCGGGGCCGCGCAACCGGCACCGGCCGGGCCCTCGGGTCTCGGCTGTCCGTTCGCTGCGCGGTGCCCGGATCGAATGGAAGTGTGCTCGACATCCGATCCTGAGCCGCGCACTCTAGGAGATCGCGCGGTGCGATGCCACCTCTATCCGCCCACCCCGCTGCCGGTGCGGAGCTGAATCGTGAGCGCGCATCGCAAGACCGACGACTTCATGTGGGGCGTTGCGACCTCCGCGCAACAGATCGAAGGCGCGTTCGCTGAAGGCGGACGGGGCCAGTCGATCTGGGATCGATACGCGTCGACACCGAACCACATCCTTGACGGCTCGGATTCCCGATCGGCATGCGATCATTTTCATCGCTGGCAGAACGATATTGAGCTGCTCGAGTGGCTCGGCGTGGGAGCGTACCGCCTGTCGATCTCGTGGCCGCGGATTCTCCCAACGGGAAGCGGAAACGCGAACGCGGCGGGACTCGACTTCTACGACGCACTGATCGATCGGCTGCTCGCCTGCGGCATCCAGCCGTTCGTAACGCTGAACCACTGGGATCTGCCGCAAGCGCTTCAGGATCAAGGCGGGTGGACCTCGCGTTCCATGGTGAATGCGTTCGCCGACTACGTTGCCATTGTCAGCCGCCGGCTCGGCGACCGCGTCGGGCATTGGGTCACCCACAACGAACCCTGGTGCATCGCTCACCTGGGGTATCAGGAAGGTGTGCATGCGCCCGGATTGCGCGATCCCGGTGCCTCGTTGAAGGTGGTTCACCATTTGCTGCTCTCGCACGGGCGAGCGATCGAAATCCTGCGTGGCTATTCGCCGGGAGCACAGCTCGGGATCGTCCACCTCGCTACGTCTGTGCATCCTGTGTCCGATTCGGACGCAGATCGAGACGCCGCGCGCCAACTCGATGGTGCGTTCAATCGCTGGTACCTCGATCCCCTCTACCGCGATGGCTATCCAGAGGACGCGATCGCGGATCACGTCGGGCTGGGCCACCTGGCGAACTCGGATCTCCCGTTCGTGCAGTCGGGCGACTTCGAGATCATTCGGACGCCGACCGATTTTCTGGGGGTCAACTACTACAGCCGCAGCGTGGTGAAGCGCGGCCCCACCGGCGCTCCGCTCGCGATCCAGGTCGTGCCCGACCACGAACTCACGGCGATGGGTTGGGAGGTCTATCCGCAAGGCCTCCACGAAGTGCTCACGCGCATTCACGCGGACTACCGCCCAGCCCGCATCTACCTCACGGAGAACGGCGCGGCCTACGACGACGGGCCCTCGCCGTCGGATTCGCTGTCCGACCCTCGCCGAGTGGATTACCTGCGAACCCACGTCGCTGCCGCACAGCAGTCGGCCGCAGAGGGAGTGCCGCTGCACGGCTATTTCGTGTGGTCGCTCATGGACAATTTCGAATGGGCTCAAGGACTCTCGAAACGTTTCGGGCTCTTTCACGTGGACTTCGAGACTCAACGCAGAACTCCGCGCGAGAGCGCATTCTGGTATCGCGACCTGATTTCGTCCGGGGCCGTTGATTCGGCCTCCCGGCACGTCCAAACAAGGAGAAGCCCGTGAAGCTGCCTGCATGCATCCGGTCGCATTGCGTGGCAACGATCCTCTGCCTCCTGGCCACCGTGCTGGCGACCCGGGCGCCGGCAAGTGCCATGGCGCAGACCGACTCCGCTCTGCGGCGCCCATCGGTTCGCGTGTTCAGCGACGACACGGGAAAGCGCCTCCAGGTGGGTGGGCACGACTTCTTCGTGCGCGGGATGAACTGGGATTACACGCCCATCGGTCAGAACTACGCCTTCGATCTGTGGCAGCAGGCCGACGAAGTCATCACCGCGGCGCTCGACCACGAGATGTCCTTGCTCGCGGGCATGGGAGTCAACACCCTTCGCATCTACACCGGAATCCCGCCGCGCTGGGTGCGTTACATCTACGACCGCTACGGGATCTACTGCATCATCAATCACCCGGTTGGGCGCTACGGCTACACGCTGGACGGGGTCTGGCGGACTTCGGTTGACTATTCAGAACTGCGCATGCGGGCCGCGCTGGCCGCCGATGTCGCCGCCATGGTCGAGACGTATCGTGGCACGCCCGGAGTGCTGATGTACCTGCTCGGCAATGAGAACAACTACGGCCTGTCGTGGAGTTCGTTCGAAATCGAGGCGCTGCCCAAGGGCGACCGCGATACGGCACGCGCGCGGTTCTTGTACTCGTTATTCGGTGAGATCGCTCGCGCCACCAAGGCAAGGGACCCGGGAGTCCCGGTGGCCATCGCGAATGGTGACCTCCAATACATCGACGTGATCGCGGCGGAGTGCAAGGGCATCGACGTATTCGGCACCAACGTCTATCGCGGCATCTCGTCTCGAGACTTGTTCCAGGTCGTGCGCGACAAACTCCACGTTCCTCTCCTGTACACCGAGTTCGGCTCGGATGCCTTCAATGCCCGCGACATGCGGGAGGACCAGACCATGCAGGCGCGCTACCTGATCGGACTCTGGCGCGAGATCTACGAGAAGAGCGCGGGTCACGGCCAGGAAGGCAACGCCATCGGTGGTTGCGTGTTTCAGTGGTCGGATGGCTGGTGGAAGTACAAACAGGAAGAACGACTCGACGTGCACGACACGAACGCCTCGTGGCCGAACTCCGGTTACACCGAGGACTACGTGCAAGGCGAGAACAACATGAACGAGGAGTGGTGGGGGATCTGCGCCAGGGGATACCCCGACAGTCGCGGCCTCTACGAACTCTATCCGCGCGCGGGGTACTACGCGCTCCGCAAAGTGTTTGAGCTCGATCCCTATGCTCCGACCACCACGAACGAGGTCATTCGCGCGCACTTCGACGCGATCACTCCGAGCGTTGCTGCGCTCCAGGCGCGCGCGGACCGCGCGGCTCTGGCCACGAATGCGCTCGAACGCGTGCGCGTATCCGGCGTTCGACTGCAGTTCGAGACCATCAGCACCGGCGCGAATCTCACCCGACCTCCGCAATTCGGTGATCCCTCGTTCCGAGGGTTCGACAAGTTCCAATCTTTCTACACCGATCTCCAGGCCAACCCATCACCGGCCGTGACCGGAAAGCTGTCGCTCAACGTGCGCGGAAACGTGCCGACCAACACGATCGATCAGATCTTTTACGAAAATCGGAGTACCGATCGCGTGAAGGTCTACCAGTCGAGCCTCAGCTGGGACGACCGTTGGTTCGGGCTCGATGGGTTCTACCGCACCGGCCACTTCCACTGGGGCTACGAAGGTGACTTCTTCGGCCTCTACCGTGAAGCCAACTACGGACCGAACGTCGACACCTACGACGCAGAAGCCCCGGTGGGCGTCGAGATGGCGGCCAAGCGTTCGCTGTCGGGGCTCAAGCTCGCGTTCGGCCCTCAACTCTGGTGGGGCGCCCCGCCCGCCGCATTGCTCAAGTACCGGCGCCAGGTGGGACGCTTCGACGCGACCGCAGTCTACGAGAAGGATATCGATACCCAGGGCGCATTTACGATCGTCGGTTCATCATTCGTGGCTCTGAAGCCAACGCAGAAGGGAGCGCTGCATCTCAAGACGGCTCACGGTCCCTTCACCCTCGAAGCGGGTGGCATCTGGGCAGGCGCAAACTACTTCAACGACCCGTTCCCCGTTTCCGACGGCAGCGGCGACTCCTACCGGCTGCTCCAAGACCGCGTGCATACGGCCGACGAGTTCGGCGGCAAGTTCCGCGTTTCCGCTGCGCAGGGCCGGCTGCAGTGGTACGTGCAGGGGGCCTCGATGGGCCCGGTGGCAGAGGGTGGGCCGACCGGAACCAACAACTATGTCGGATGGACCTTGAAGGATTCGGGGCTCGGCAACCAACGCAATGTCATCGGCGGTTTCGCCTACGGCGTTGGGCACTTTCAATTCGGCCCGAATTTCCTGTGGCAGAAACCCATCGTCGCACCGCTCGCGAAGGACGACCGCAATCAGGGCGTCCAGCGCAGCCTGCTGGACAGTCCTTTCGCCGTGCGCGGCAATCGCGAGATGACGGCGGGCGAAATCATCGTCGCCTACGACCCGACGCCCGCCACCTGGCTGTTCGCGTGGGACAACGACGTTCGCGAGGATTCCCGGTTCGCCGGCAGCGTGGGGTTCGTCTACAAGCACATGCCGACTTCCATGGACGCCGCGATCGGCTTTCTCTCGGATGGAGTCACCCCGTTCGTCTTCGACGGCTCGACGCCACCGCGCGACCTGTGGGAAGTGAACGGCCGCGGCGTCTCGCGTCTCGGTACCAACCTGCGAGTCGTGGTGCACGCCTACGTGGGTGTCGCGGAGCCGACCCTTTCGCCGGATCCAAGGCTTGTCCGGCGTCGCGGTGCGGACATTCGACTCACGGGGGGCAGCACCTCGTTGACCGCGTACGCCAAGTTCGACGACTTCGGCCCCTACGACTTCTTCAGAGACTTCAACCTCACGTATCCGGTTCAGCTGATGGGCGATCTCTCACACACGCTCGGCTCCCCGCTGTGGTTCGAGACGAATCCACAAACGCGCATCGGAGTGCGTGGAACGTGGCGATCGCTCGACTCGTACTCCCTGCGTTACATCGGAATCACGGGAGACCCGAACGGAAACGAGTGGGAAGTGCGGACCTACGTGCGACTCGCGATCTAGTCGCTGCTACTGAGCGGCGAAGCAGGCCACGGAATGCCCCGGCGCGATCGCGAGCAACTCGGGCCGCTCGACGCGGCAGCGATCCATGGCAAGCGGGCAACGCGGGTGGAATCGGCAGCCCGCTGGAGGATTCTGGAGGCTCGGCGGTGCTCCGCCGATGCCTTCCCGGTCGGCTGAGTCCCCGTGCAAAGACGGAAACGCGCGCAACAACCCCTGGGTGTACGGGTGTCGCGGCGCCTCACTCAAGATCGCCGTCGGCCCGATTTCGACGAGGCGCGCGGCGTAAAACACGGCGACGCGATCCGAGAACTGCAGCATGCGGCCGAGATCATGAGTCACGAAGATCACTGAGAATCCAAGGCGCCGTTGAAGTTCGCGGAGCTGCTCGAGGATTTCGCGTTCGACGATCACGTCCAGCGCCGTGGTCGGCTCATCGAGGATCACCAGTGACGGTTCCAGCGCGAGCGCGAGAGCAATTCCAACCCGCTGACGCATTCCGCCCGAGAGCTGGTGCGCGTAGGCATCGA of the Candidatus Eisenbacteria bacterium genome contains:
- a CDS encoding ABC transporter ATP-binding protein: MLEVVGLGKTFTSKRIFAAATQVCAARDVSFRIDRGEAVALVGESGSGKSTIARILLRLETADRGEIRILGEDVLAAEPHRATLAYRGRVQMVFQDPFGSLNPVHSVGHHLERPLVRHGSLNPLHSVAHHLERPLVRHGERLRGSSLHSKVLELLKTVGLDPPEEFVNRYPHELSGGQRQRVAIARALAVEPDILVADEPTSMLDVSIRMGILNLLARLKQARGLAILLITHDLASARYLADRILVLYRGRLVENGPSEQLVDSPAHPYTRALLASIAETSPKLVATGAAQPAPAGPSGLGCPFAARCPDRMEVCSTSDPEPRTLGDRAVRCHLYPPTPLPVRS
- a CDS encoding T9SS type A sorting domain-containing protein; its protein translation is MRPPDGGRTAGTETGARPLTQNRGRMPRAQPPFARCAQERVRHWITCASQHRRELQMQKDRRLLTGAMCAWLLFLIAPPLAAQCMLANPSFEVLGSAGSVFAGWNQFGPVGSSTSALHGGRAARVTGPNSGTWNVSGYWQAMACAPGKRWSTSVNVFHSSTTPLTGGSQAILNIEWRGTSGNLISYESHAAAAASTPTDVWRVYSVESQAAPTGTASIHFVLGVLQGPTDPTPQVLFDAPTCVSMGPPTLESLQWSDFPGGRTVDFSGRVWRVKGPGFYGPGPNLFDNGSNAVWVDAVGRLHMTIHKIGASWHSSEVVLNDALGYGDYVFTTRGRLDQFDVNTVLGLFLWEYGACYDVNYLWWNPYNEIDVEFSRWGNPGNANMQFVAQPFNGAGNLVRFNVTFADSELTSHAMRWLPGRVEYRSWRGGPDAESTANMIASWTYTGAHIPRPEAPRVHLNMWQLAAPTATQETVFDAFTFRPACPSGTCQIVAVPPLAPPSGPLAILTAAMPNPFASAATIRYSTAVSGHVELVIYDISGRRVRSLVSGVLGAGAHEVGWNRLSDDGARARPGLYLARLRALGTVSTRRLIVTE
- a CDS encoding beta-glucosidase, producing MWGVATSAQQIEGAFAEGGRGQSIWDRYASTPNHILDGSDSRSACDHFHRWQNDIELLEWLGVGAYRLSISWPRILPTGSGNANAAGLDFYDALIDRLLACGIQPFVTLNHWDLPQALQDQGGWTSRSMVNAFADYVAIVSRRLGDRVGHWVTHNEPWCIAHLGYQEGVHAPGLRDPGASLKVVHHLLLSHGRAIEILRGYSPGAQLGIVHLATSVHPVSDSDADRDAARQLDGAFNRWYLDPLYRDGYPEDAIADHVGLGHLANSDLPFVQSGDFEIIRTPTDFLGVNYYSRSVVKRGPTGAPLAIQVVPDHELTAMGWEVYPQGLHEVLTRIHADYRPARIYLTENGAAYDDGPSPSDSLSDPRRVDYLRTHVAAAQQSAAEGVPLHGYFVWSLMDNFEWAQGLSKRFGLFHVDFETQRRTPRESAFWYRDLISSGAVDSASRHVQTRRSP
- a CDS encoding ABC transporter ATP-binding protein, whose product is MTEPVLTVRDLCVDYITERGPVRAIDRVSLTVQAGEILGVAGESGSGKSTLAQALLRILPPPAVISGGEIRLGDTDVLALTESELQALRWKRCSMVFQSAMDALNPVITIGEQLVDTLQAHTEMRFGQARERAASLLTMVGMTASQLDAYAHQLSGGMRQRVGIALALALEPSLVILDEPTTALDVIVEREILEQLRELQRRLGFSVIFVTHDLGRMLQFSDRVAVFYAARLVEIGPTAILSEAPRHPYTQGLLRAFPSLHGDSADREGIGGAPPSLQNPPAGCRFHPRCPLAMDRCRVERPELLAIAPGHSVACFAAQ
- a CDS encoding glycosidase, with protein sequence MKLPACIRSHCVATILCLLATVLATRAPASAMAQTDSALRRPSVRVFSDDTGKRLQVGGHDFFVRGMNWDYTPIGQNYAFDLWQQADEVITAALDHEMSLLAGMGVNTLRIYTGIPPRWVRYIYDRYGIYCIINHPVGRYGYTLDGVWRTSVDYSELRMRAALAADVAAMVETYRGTPGVLMYLLGNENNYGLSWSSFEIEALPKGDRDTARARFLYSLFGEIARATKARDPGVPVAIANGDLQYIDVIAAECKGIDVFGTNVYRGISSRDLFQVVRDKLHVPLLYTEFGSDAFNARDMREDQTMQARYLIGLWREIYEKSAGHGQEGNAIGGCVFQWSDGWWKYKQEERLDVHDTNASWPNSGYTEDYVQGENNMNEEWWGICARGYPDSRGLYELYPRAGYYALRKVFELDPYAPTTTNEVIRAHFDAITPSVAALQARADRAALATNALERVRVSGVRLQFETISTGANLTRPPQFGDPSFRGFDKFQSFYTDLQANPSPAVTGKLSLNVRGNVPTNTIDQIFYENRSTDRVKVYQSSLSWDDRWFGLDGFYRTGHFHWGYEGDFFGLYREANYGPNVDTYDAEAPVGVEMAAKRSLSGLKLAFGPQLWWGAPPAALLKYRRQVGRFDATAVYEKDIDTQGAFTIVGSSFVALKPTQKGALHLKTAHGPFTLEAGGIWAGANYFNDPFPVSDGSGDSYRLLQDRVHTADEFGGKFRVSAAQGRLQWYVQGASMGPVAEGGPTGTNNYVGWTLKDSGLGNQRNVIGGFAYGVGHFQFGPNFLWQKPIVAPLAKDDRNQGVQRSLLDSPFAVRGNREMTAGEIIVAYDPTPATWLFAWDNDVREDSRFAGSVGFVYKHMPTSMDAAIGFLSDGVTPFVFDGSTPPRDLWEVNGRGVSRLGTNLRVVVHAYVGVAEPTLSPDPRLVRRRGADIRLTGGSTSLTAYAKFDDFGPYDFFRDFNLTYPVQLMGDLSHTLGSPLWFETNPQTRIGVRGTWRSLDSYSLRYIGITGDPNGNEWEVRTYVRLAI
- a CDS encoding T9SS type A sorting domain-containing protein, producing MSLRTMAVFAVALVSLAPAASHASLASYSQDFESLVQTDPAALQNDGWLVYGNVYTPAHVFIYGYGAFPAPNPGGGFCAIDAGQGGVPQGAQQLSVYNDYNNLDHANNRLIEANVFREQTISAADVGKTWVFTFDAKLGNLVSPSTAFAFVKTLDPNAGFATTHFVTSDMTTIPTSWGTFPIQLSIFPSMVGQIAQFGFSNTATAYAGSGVFYDNLSWLPLVPTGVTDAPGRERLELRTAAPNPFLTSTRIEYSIARASVADLSVFDITGRRVATLFHGPAEPGSHSVVWRGRSDNGQSAPSGVYQCVLQTVDGRQVRKLVLGR